The Microbacterium trichothecenolyticum sequence CCGACGGCATCGTCGTCAACGTCGCCGTGAACACCGGCGAGATCGACGCGAACATCATGCAGCACCCCGTCTACCTCGACTTCGTCAACGCGAAGGAAGGGATCGACAACGCGGCACTCGTGCAGATCCCGACGCCGCGGATGGGTCTGTTCGGCGGCAAGAAGAAGTCCCTGACCGACGTCGCCGACGGCTCCACCGTGACCGTTCCCAATTCGCCGTCCAACCTGTACCGGGGCCTGTTGATCCTGCGCGACGTGGGCTGGATCGACTTCGACGACGTCGCCGACCCCAACACCGCCGATCTTTCGATCATCACGTCGAATCCGAAGAACCTGAACATCACTCCGATCGACAACGCCCAGCAGGTTCCCGCCCTGCAAGACGTGGACTACGCCACCATCCAGGGCAACTTCATCGTCTCGGGCGGGCTGAACTACGACGACGCGCTCGCCGTCGAGGACCAGCCGGTGCAGTTCTCCAACGTCGTCGCCGTGCGTGCAGCCGACATCGACACCCCGTGGGCCCAGGCGATCAAGTCCGCGTACGAGTCGCAGGAGTTCATCGACTACATCAAGGCCAACCCGCAGTACTCGGGCTATCAGCTCCCGGCCTGGTTCCAGTGAGCGGCGCCGCGGGCGGAGGCATCGTCTTCGACGCGGTGACCAAGAGCTACACCCGGAGGGCCGTCACCACGACGGCCCTCCGGGACGTCTCGCTCGAGGTGGCCCCCGGGACGATCTTCGGCGTGATCGGGTATAGCGGCGCCGGCAAGTCGACGCTGATCCGCACGGTGAACGGGCTCGAGAAGCCGACGTCGGGGCGGGTGGTGGTCGACGGCGTCGACATCTCGGGCCTGCGCGGGCGGGACTTGCGGACGGCGCAGAAGAACACCGGCATGATCTTCCAGCAGTTCAACCTGCTCGAGACCCTCACCGCACGAGACAACGTCGCCCTCCCCCTCCGACTGGACGGTGTCACGTCATCCGAAGCCCGTCGTCGCGCCGACGAGGTGCTCGACTTCGTGGGGCTCGCGGACAAGGCCGGGAATCATCCGGGCGATCTGTCGGGCGGGCAGAAGCAGCGCGTCGGGATCGCCCGCGCGCTGGCACGCAACCCTCGGATCCTGCTGTCGGACGAGTCGACGAGCGCACTCGATCCGTCCACGACCGCGCAGATCCTCGAGCTCCTGCGCCGGATCAACCGCGAGTACGGCACGACGATCCTCGTCGTCACCCACGAGATGGACGTCATCAAAGACCTCGCCCACGAGGTGGCCGTGATGGCCGACGGCGAGGTCGTCGAACACGGGAGCGTGCTCGACACGTTCATCCGGCCGCGCGCGGCCGCGACGCGGGACTTCGTCGATTCCATCGTGCCGCGGGGCCTCCCCGCGCGCGTGGTCGAGCACCTCGGCGGCGAGGGGCTCTGGCGCATGCTGCTCCTGGATGCCGAGGTCGAGCAGCCCCTCATCACCGGCCTGATCCTCGATGTCGGGGTGGAGGTCAACATGCTGCACGCCGATATGACCCAGATCCAGGATCACACCGTCGGCCAGCTGATCGTGAAGGTGACCGGGTCGCCGGAGAAGATCCGCGAGGCCCACCGTTATCTCGCGGCACGGGTCGTCGAGCTCGAGGAGGTGGCCGCGTGAACGGCGACAAGTGGACCCTCGTCACCCCCGACATGTACCTGCGCGCCCTCGGCGAGACCCTGCAGATGCTGGGTGTCGCACTCGCTTTCGGTTCGATCCTGGGGGTCGTCCTCGGGGCGGTGCTCGCGCTCACCCGACGCGGCGGGGTGTTGCAGAACGCGCCCGTGAATGCGGTGCTCGCGACCGTCGTCAACCTCATCCGCTCGCTGCCGTTCATCATCTTGCTCGTCGCGATCCTGCCGTTCACGCGGCTCCTCGTGGGCACGAGCATCGGCGTCTGGGCCGCGATCGTCCCCCTCACGGTGATGGTCGCGCCCTACATCGGGCGTCTGGTCGAGAACTCTCTGCTCGAGGTGCCGGCGGGCGTCGTGGAAGCGGCGCGATCGATGGGCGCCACGCCGCTGCAGATCTTCTGGCGGTTCCTGCTGCCCGAGGCCCGCGGGTCGCTGATCCTCGCCATCACGATCGCCACCGTCGGTCTCATCGACGCCACGGCGATGGCGGGCGTGGTCGGCGCGGGCGGTATCGGTGACCTGGCTCTGTCGTACGGCTACGAGCGGTACGACGGGTTCGCGATGGTCATCACGTGCGTCACGCTGATCGTTCTCGTGCAGGCGATCCAACTGTCGGGTTCGGCACTCGCGCGTCGCTACCGGCGGCGCTGAGCATGGTCGATTTCGCCCCCGCACAGCGCGTGGCGTCGCTGCCTCCGAACTTCTGGGGCGCGATGGATGCCGAGATCGCTCGGCTCTCGGTGCTGCCGGGGCCGCGGTTCATCGACGTCTCGAAGGGCAACCCCGATCTGCCGACCCCGGAGCGCATCGTCGAGGCCATGCAGCGCCACGTCGGCGACCCCGCCAACCACCGCTATCCCTCGTACGCGGGGCGCCGGTCGCTGCGGGAGGCGGTCGTGCACCGGTATGCCGCCGACCACGGCGTCGCGCTGGACCCCGACACGCACGTGGCGATCTTCCACGGGTCTCACGAGGCGCTCATGGCCGCCGTGCTGGGGCTCGCCGACCCCGGATCGACGGTCGTACTGCCCGACCCCGGGTACCCGATGTACGCGTCGGCGGTCGAGCTCGCGGGGGCGCGCGCGGCGACGCTTCCCCTCGTCGGACCCGACCACCAGCCGGACTTCGGCGCCCTGGACCACCTCGATCGCGCCCGTCTGCTGCTGCTGAACTATCCGAACAATCCCACGGGAGCGCTTGCGACGCCGCGCACCTTCGCCGCCGCGGTGGGCTTCGCCGAGCGGGTCGACGCGGCCCTCGTGCACGACTTCGCCTACGCGTCGCTGGGTTTCGGCGAACGTCCGCTGTCGGCTCTCGCGATCGACGCTCCGGATGGCCGCACCGTCGAGGTGCAGACGCTCTCGAAGACCTACAGCATGGCGGGATGGCGCGTGGGTTTCGCGGCGGGCAACGCCTCGATCATCTCGGCGATGCGCCGCTACCAGGCGCACGCCTTCAGCACGATGTTCGGCGCCACGCAGGAGGCGGCCGCCGAGGCGCTGCGGGGCGATCAGGGCGCCGCGGCGGCGTTGGTGGAGATCTACCGCCGACGCCGCGACCTGGTGGTCGCGGGCCTGCGGGGCACCGGGTGGGATGTCATCGAGCCGCGGGGGACGTTCTTCGTCTGGGTGCGTCTTCCCTCGGGGACGGATGCGGTCGCGTTAGCTCGCCGGCTGCGCGAGGGGGCGCGGGTCGCCGTGGCTCCGGGAGACGGTTTCGGCGAGCGCGGGCGCGGGCATCTTCGTCTCGGGCTCGTGGTCGACGACGCGACGCTTGTCGAGCTCGTCGAGCGGCTCGCCGCGTTCTCCCCGCGCGGAGTGTGACGCGCACGGGCTGACGGGCACCGGGGTGGCGCGTGCCGGTGCCGCGCCGAGAAAGACGGAACCCCGGATGCCGTGGCATCCGGGGTTCCGAGAGTCGCGCGAAGATCAGCGGACGACGACCGCCAGCACGTCGCGGGCGGAGAGCACGAGGTACTCCTCGGCGCCGAACTTGACCTCGGTGCCGCCGTACTTGCTGTAGAGCACGCGGTCGCCGACGGCGACGTCGAGGGGGACGCGGTTGCCGTTGTCGTCGATGCGGCCGG is a genomic window containing:
- a CDS encoding MetQ/NlpA family ABC transporter substrate-binding protein, translating into MSIVRIAAAGAAAALVALALTACGATAAPASSDAAADKTAIKIGFNPGPYKEMFQGGILPILESEGYTVDAVDFTDGIVVNVAVNTGEIDANIMQHPVYLDFVNAKEGIDNAALVQIPTPRMGLFGGKKKSLTDVADGSTVTVPNSPSNLYRGLLILRDVGWIDFDDVADPNTADLSIITSNPKNLNITPIDNAQQVPALQDVDYATIQGNFIVSGGLNYDDALAVEDQPVQFSNVVAVRAADIDTPWAQAIKSAYESQEFIDYIKANPQYSGYQLPAWFQ
- a CDS encoding methionine ABC transporter ATP-binding protein is translated as MSGAAGGGIVFDAVTKSYTRRAVTTTALRDVSLEVAPGTIFGVIGYSGAGKSTLIRTVNGLEKPTSGRVVVDGVDISGLRGRDLRTAQKNTGMIFQQFNLLETLTARDNVALPLRLDGVTSSEARRRADEVLDFVGLADKAGNHPGDLSGGQKQRVGIARALARNPRILLSDESTSALDPSTTAQILELLRRINREYGTTILVVTHEMDVIKDLAHEVAVMADGEVVEHGSVLDTFIRPRAAATRDFVDSIVPRGLPARVVEHLGGEGLWRMLLLDAEVEQPLITGLILDVGVEVNMLHADMTQIQDHTVGQLIVKVTGSPEKIREAHRYLAARVVELEEVAA
- a CDS encoding methionine ABC transporter permease — its product is MNGDKWTLVTPDMYLRALGETLQMLGVALAFGSILGVVLGAVLALTRRGGVLQNAPVNAVLATVVNLIRSLPFIILLVAILPFTRLLVGTSIGVWAAIVPLTVMVAPYIGRLVENSLLEVPAGVVEAARSMGATPLQIFWRFLLPEARGSLILAITIATVGLIDATAMAGVVGAGGIGDLALSYGYERYDGFAMVITCVTLIVLVQAIQLSGSALARRYRRR
- a CDS encoding aminotransferase class I/II-fold pyridoxal phosphate-dependent enzyme, whose amino-acid sequence is MVDFAPAQRVASLPPNFWGAMDAEIARLSVLPGPRFIDVSKGNPDLPTPERIVEAMQRHVGDPANHRYPSYAGRRSLREAVVHRYAADHGVALDPDTHVAIFHGSHEALMAAVLGLADPGSTVVLPDPGYPMYASAVELAGARAATLPLVGPDHQPDFGALDHLDRARLLLLNYPNNPTGALATPRTFAAAVGFAERVDAALVHDFAYASLGFGERPLSALAIDAPDGRTVEVQTLSKTYSMAGWRVGFAAGNASIISAMRRYQAHAFSTMFGATQEAAAEALRGDQGAAAALVEIYRRRRDLVVAGLRGTGWDVIEPRGTFFVWVRLPSGTDAVALARRLREGARVAVAPGDGFGERGRGHLRLGLVVDDATLVELVERLAAFSPRGV
- the groES gene encoding co-chaperone GroES, translated to MSVSIKPLEDRIVIKQVEAEQTTASGLVIPDTAKEKPQEGEVVAVGPGRIDDNGNRVPLDVAVGDRVLYSKYGGTEVKFGAEEYLVLSARDVLAVVVR